A part of bacterium genomic DNA contains:
- a CDS encoding extracellular solute-binding protein: MKTFQIITLAVFVLLAIGGIVAFATYRSDSGEGTGGAVSIWGILPATAVNPFLQEVSTGKKDFVINYRQISEENFDKELVEAIASGRSPDAIFLPDDLIVRFQDKVAVIPYENYPEREFKETFIQEGELYLTQSGSLGIPFSIDPLVMYWNRDLFGSAGLATYPKTWNEVLLLPSKLTVKDRTSNIVQSAVALGEYGNVTHAKKIISALLLQAGNPITDRKTQGGLESVLATAGGGVASSVLGFYTEFGNPVKPIYSWNRSLPPSKNFFLSEDLAIYFGFASELSDLRAKNPNLNFSVAPFPQLVDTRVKRTYGRMYALSVLKTAPNITGAYQAILTLTDSSSISIWSKRQSLPPVRRDLISSVANDAAGTIFAEAALQSYGWLDPNPQITDGIFRSMIESISSGSRRLEEAISRANAELENVR; encoded by the coding sequence ATGAAAACTTTTCAAATAATCACCCTTGCGGTATTCGTTCTGCTCGCCATCGGCGGAATTGTCGCCTTTGCCACTTATCGTTCCGATTCGGGCGAAGGAACCGGTGGCGCCGTTTCAATCTGGGGAATTCTTCCTGCTACGGCGGTCAATCCTTTTCTTCAGGAGGTTTCCACCGGCAAAAAGGACTTTGTAATTAACTACAGGCAGATTTCGGAAGAAAATTTTGACAAGGAGCTTGTGGAAGCAATCGCTTCCGGCCGTTCTCCGGACGCTATTTTCCTTCCGGACGATTTGATAGTCAGGTTTCAAGACAAAGTCGCTGTGATTCCTTATGAAAATTATCCGGAACGCGAATTCAAAGAAACATTTATTCAGGAGGGGGAACTGTATCTTACTCAAAGTGGCTCTTTAGGTATACCTTTCAGCATTGACCCGTTGGTAATGTATTGGAACAGAGACCTTTTCGGGAGCGCGGGGCTTGCCACTTATCCTAAAACATGGAATGAAGTGCTTCTTTTGCCAAGCAAACTGACAGTAAAAGACCGCACTTCAAATATCGTCCAATCGGCTGTCGCCTTAGGCGAGTATGGGAATGTTACTCATGCCAAGAAAATCATTTCGGCTCTTCTATTGCAGGCGGGCAATCCGATCACCGATCGGAAAACGCAAGGCGGTTTGGAAAGCGTATTGGCAACCGCCGGAGGAGGAGTGGCTTCGTCGGTTTTGGGTTTTTACACGGAATTTGGCAATCCCGTAAAGCCGATTTACTCTTGGAATCGTTCTTTGCCTCCATCTAAAAACTTCTTTTTGTCTGAAGATTTGGCCATATATTTCGGTTTTGCCAGCGAACTTTCTGATTTGCGGGCCAAAAACCCGAATTTGAATTTCTCCGTGGCTCCTTTTCCCCAGCTCGTTGACACGCGTGTTAAGAGAACTTACGGCAGGATGTACGCTTTGTCTGTTTTGAAAACCGCGCCAAACATAACCGGCGCGTACCAAGCCATATTAACTTTGACCGACTCTTCCTCCATATCCATATGGTCTAAAAGGCAGTCGCTTCCTCCCGTAAGACGCGACCTCATATCATCTGTCGCAAACGACGCCGCCGGCACGATTTTTGCCGAAGCCGCTTTGCAGTCCTATGGTTGGCTTGACCCTAATCCACAGATTACAGATGGTATTTTTCGCAGTATGATAGAATCTATATCAAGTGGCTCTCGTCGTTTGGAAGAGGCCATTTCAAGGGCCAACGCGGAGTTGGAAAATGTCAGATGA
- a CDS encoding methyltransferase domain-containing protein — protein MFSEPQHNIELLELDAGMKVADLGSGSGFYSMSAASAVKQGGMVYAVDIQKDLLEKLKRGAQSKRLSNIEVVWGDIEKLGGTRLRDELVDAVLVCNILFQVEDKKSLVLEAKRILKKGGKVLVVDWTGSFEGTGPHQSHVFPKESAKELFESAGFHFERDIPAGENHYGLVFRKL, from the coding sequence ATGTTTTCCGAACCACAACACAACATTGAACTTTTGGAACTGGATGCCGGTATGAAAGTGGCGGACCTCGGGTCCGGTTCGGGTTTTTATTCCATGTCCGCCGCTTCTGCCGTAAAGCAGGGCGGGATGGTCTACGCCGTTGATATTCAAAAGGACTTGCTTGAAAAACTAAAAAGAGGCGCTCAAAGTAAACGCTTGTCAAACATTGAAGTGGTCTGGGGAGACATTGAAAAATTAGGTGGGACGCGACTGCGTGACGAATTGGTGGACGCGGTTCTTGTCTGCAATATCCTGTTTCAAGTGGAAGATAAGAAGAGTTTGGTTTTGGAAGCCAAAAGAATTTTGAAAAAAGGCGGGAAAGTATTGGTGGTGGATTGGACGGGGTCTTTCGAAGGGACAGGGCCTCACCAGAGCCATGTTTTTCCCAAGGAGAGCGCGAAGGAACTTTTTGAAAGCGCGGGTTTTCATTTTGAACGAGACATTCCGGCTGGGGAGAACCACTACGGTTTGGTGTTTAGGAAATTGTGA
- a CDS encoding pilin yields the protein MISVTIVMFFNLVPAKIVSAQAVPGGLVSCGFDLDGDGKVKNVYDSNGNLTRKEECGFTDLILLVKRVTDFLIILATAVATLSFAWAGILYITAVGDEGKIKQAHEIFKKVLIGFVFILSAWLIVVLIQTALIPENKRSGDDGFQTLEELNI from the coding sequence TTGATTTCAGTCACTATTGTGATGTTTTTTAATCTTGTTCCGGCGAAGATTGTCTCGGCTCAAGCTGTTCCCGGCGGGCTGGTGTCTTGCGGGTTTGATTTGGACGGGGACGGCAAGGTAAAAAATGTGTATGATTCTAATGGCAATCTTACACGAAAAGAAGAATGCGGTTTTACAGATCTTATACTGCTTGTAAAAAGAGTTACAGATTTTCTTATCATTTTAGCCACAGCTGTCGCTACCTTATCTTTTGCATGGGCTGGTATACTATATATAACCGCGGTGGGGGACGAGGGCAAGATAAAGCAAGCCCACGAAATATTTAAAAAGGTTCTCATCGGTTTCGTTTTTATACTTTCGGCTTGGCTTATAGTGGTGCTTATACAGACGGCCCTTATTCCTGAAAATAAGAGAAGTGGCGACGACGGCTTTCAAACACTGGAAGAGTTGAATATTTAA
- a CDS encoding pilin, which produces MSLQFKKIILVSAPLLLIVVFTAIPAFVYGTNHDSSSLPTGTIIPNPLGDDVGTFEALIDKLIQNIVLPIGGVLITFFLIFSGFLFVTAQGNEEKLKTAKKALMWTVIGAFVLLGAAVIAGIIETTLTEIRE; this is translated from the coding sequence ATGAGTTTACAGTTCAAAAAAATAATATTGGTCTCTGCCCCTCTTTTGCTTATTGTCGTCTTTACGGCCATTCCGGCTTTTGTTTATGGAACCAATCACGACAGCTCTTCTTTGCCTACCGGGACAATTATTCCAAATCCGCTCGGAGACGACGTGGGCACCTTTGAAGCTCTCATTGACAAGCTCATACAAAATATAGTTTTGCCGATAGGAGGCGTGCTTATCACATTCTTTTTGATTTTTTCAGGATTTTTGTTTGTAACGGCCCAAGGTAACGAAGAGAAGCTCAAAACCGCAAAGAAAGCCCTTATGTGGACAGTGATAGGGGCGTTTGTTCTTTTGGGAGCGGCGGTTATTGCCGGTATAATAGAAACGACATTAACAGAAATAAGAGAATAA